Sequence from the Nocardia cyriacigeorgica GUH-2 genome:
GCCGAAGTGGCCTGCGGGGCCACCGCGACCGACGTGGTCGTGGCCGGGGCGCTGGTCTCGGCGGCGGTGTCGGTCTCGGAGTCCGCGCTCGACAACGACATCGCGCCCAGCCCGGCGAAGACGATGGCCAGTGCGATCAGCACCATCGCCAGCGCTCGCAGCGGGATCCCGCCGGAAGTGGGTTTCGGGTAACTCACCTGTTCGAGCCTAGTCCGTCACACCTGGAAGCCGAGCCGCCGCGCGGCACGGGCCTTCTGCCTGCTGGCCCGCAACCGGCGCAGCCGTTTGACCAGCATCGGGTCGGCGGCCAGCGCCTCGGGCCGGTCCACCAGGGCATTGAGCACCTGGTAGTACCGGGTCGGCGACATCGAGAACAGCTCGCGGATGGCTTCTTCCTTGGCGCCGGCGTACTTCCACCATTGGCGCTCGAAGGCCAGGATGTCGTGTTCGCGACGGCTCAGGCCGTCGTCGTCACCGGCCTGCTGATCGGCCGTGACCTCGTCGCTCGTAGAAGGGCTGTCCTGGATTGCGGAAAGGTCCCGCGCTGTTGCGCCGTCCATCTTGCTCCCTCGCCGAGTCACCGTCGGACGAAATGATGCTTGTACGTCGCCGATCATTCAACCACGGGAATAGCCGATCGCGCCGTGTGTCCGGCGGCGTGTCCGGTACCAGCGGTTACGCGTCGAGTGGGCGGATACGACGCGATTTCGGCCGCGGATCCGGACCCGCCGAGGGGCGGCGCGCACCGCGAGAGGCCGACGCGGCAAAATTGGCCGCATGGCAATCCTCCCTATCGTCATCGTCGGCGATCCCGTTCTGCACAACCCGACCGAGCGGGTGACCCAGTCCCCGGAGGAGCTGGCGGGACTGATCGCGGACATGTACGAGACGCTCGACGCGGCCAACGGCGTGGGCCTGGCGGCGAATCAGGTGGGGAAGCCGCTGCGGCTGTTCGTCTACGACTGCCCGGACCAGGCCGCCGACGGTACCGTCACCCGGCGTCGTGGCGCGGTGATCAACCCGGTGCTGGAGACCTCCGAGATCCCCGAGACCATGCCCGATCCCGATGACGACGAAGAGGGCTGCCTGTCGGTCCCCGGCGAGCAGTTCCCCACCGGCCGCGCCGACTGGGCCAAGGTCACCGGCATCGATGAGCACGGGCAGCCGGTGGAGATCGAGGGCAAGGGTTTCTTCGCCCGGATGTTGCAGCACGAGGTCGGCCATCTCGACGGCTTCCTCTACGTCGATGTGCTGATCGGCCGCAATGCCCGCGCCGCCAAGAAGGCCATCAAGCGCAATGGCTGGGGCACACCGGGTTTGAGCTGGCTGCCCGGCAGCGTGCCGGATCCGTTCGGGCATGACTGATTTCGCCGGTATTCCGCTCGGCCGACGGGTAGTGCTGCGGTATCTGCTGCCGGAGGGCTATCCGCAGCCGATGACGGATGTGATCGGCGAGCTGGTCTCGCTCGATCCGCCGACGGTGCGCGGCGCCGACGGTCAGGTGGTGTCGGTTTCCACCGATCGGGTGGTCGCGCTGAAAGCACTGGGGCCCAGGCCGATCCGGACTCGGGAGATCCGCGCACTGGAAGCGGCGGCGGCCGATGCCTGGCCCGGCGCCGAGCACACCTGGATCGACGGCTGGCTGGTGCGAGCCGGACACGGCTACACGAATCGGGCGAATTCCGCTGTCCCCCTCGGTACCTCGGACGGGCCACCGCTGATGTCCGCCGATGCGCTGCACCGGATCGGTGCCTGGATGTCCGAGCGCGGACTGCCGGTGCGGTTGCAGCTGCCCGACCGGCTGGCGCCGCCGCCGTCGGGCTGGCACACCTGGGGCGAGACGACGGTCCTCGGGATCGATCTGGACAACTTCGTGCTGCCGCGCGGTCCGTCGATGGTGCGCATCGCGCCCGCCCCCGACGCTGCCTGGCTAGAGTTGCATCGCCACCGCGGCGAGGAGCCCGGCGACCCGGGCGCACCGATGCCGGAAGCCGACGTGCTGACGGCGGTGCGGGCGGGCGAGCTCGGCTTCGCTTCGCTGGGGCTGCCGCATCCCATCGCGATCGGCCGCGGCGCGCTCACCACCGCGCCGGACGGGCGCCAGTGGATCGGCCTGACCTGTGTGGCGACCGCGGCGCAACACCGGCGCCACGGGCTGGCCTCGCTGGTCTGCGCCGAGCTGATCCGCTGGGGTCGCGACCGCGGCGCCACCCATGCGTATGCGCAGGTGGAAGCCGACAACGCCGGCGCGCTCGCGCTGTACCGGGAGCTCGGTTTCCTGGAGCACCATCACTATCGCTATGCCGCCCCCGGCCCCCGGATCCCGGTGGTCCGGTAGAACGGGATCAGGCCGTTCATCCACCTCTCTTCGACAAGGAATCCCGTGCGCCTCGCGACCTGGAACGTCAACTCGATCCGCTCCCGGATCGACCGAGTCGCGGCCTTCCTCGACCGCCAGGACATCGACGTGCTGGCCATCCAGGAAACCAAATGCCGCGATGACCAGTTCCCCTATGAACGCTTCGACGAGCTGGGCTACGAAGTGGCGCATCTGGGCATCAATCAGTGGAACGGCGTGGCCATCGCCTCCCGCGTCGGCCTGGCCGAGGTCGAGTTGGCTTTCCCGGACCAGCCCGGTTTCGACAAGAACGCGGGCGAATCGCTGATCCCCACCCCGGTGGTGGAATCGCGGGCCATCGGCGCCACCTGCGGCGGGGTGCGGGTGTGGAGCCTGTATGTGCCCAACGGCCGGGCGCTGGGCGATCCGCATTACGCCTACAAGCTGGAGTGGCTGGCCACCCTGCGCGACAATGCCGCCCGCTGGCTGGCCGAGGACCCGCAGGCCAAGATCGCGCTGGTGGGCGACTGGAATATCGCCCCCACCGACGACGACGTCTGGTCGCCGGAGTTCTTCGCCGGTAAGACCCACACCTCCCAGCCCGAACGCGACGCCTTCACCGCCGTGCTCGATGCGGGGTTCGCCGACGTCATGCGTCCCTTCGCGCCCGGACCCGGGGTCTACACCTACTGGGACTACACCCAGCTGCGCTTCCCCCGCAAAGAGGGCATGCGCATCGATTTCGTGCTCGCCTCGCCCGCCCTCGCGGCCACCGTCACCGATGCGGTGGTCGATCGCGAGGAACGCAAGGGCAAGGGCGCCAGCGACCACGCGCCGGTGATCGCCGAGTTCACCGGCTGACCGCCGGGCCCGTCGAGGCGCCGGTGAGCGGCGTCGGCACTGATACCGTTGCCGCATGAGTACCGAATCCGCGGTGCGTCCGCGGCGTCGTGCCCAACATCTCGGCCCGCAACGGCGCCGGCCCCAAGTGCTCGACGCGGCACTGGCCATCGCGATCGAACAGGGCATCGCCGCCGTCACCATCGCCGCGGTCGCCGAGCGGATGAACGTCACCCGGCCGGTGGTCTACGCCTGCTTTCCCGATCGCGTCGCGCTGCTCGAAGAGTTGATCCGGCGCGAGGAGGGCTACGTCTCCGACGGTGTGTTCGGCGCACTGCGCGAACGCGACGTGGATGCCGGTGAATCGGTGTTCGTGGAGGGTTTCCGCGCCCTGCTCGAGGTGGTGGCGGCCCGGCCGGAGTCGTGGCTGCTGCTCTACGGCAATCCGGATCCGGCGGTGGCCGGTTCGTTCGGCCGCGGCCGCGCGCTGGTGGTGCAGCGTTGCACCCGGTTGCTGCGCCCGACGCTGCGGGCGTGGGGCATCGAGGACGCCGACCGCAAGCTTCCGGTGCTGGTCGAGCAGTGGATCTCGGCCGGTGAGGGCGCGGTGCGGACCCTGCTCGCCGATGACGGGAACTGGACGCCGGAGGACCTCGGCGAGTTTGTCGGCGCCGCCGTCTACCGGGCGCTGCGCAACGCCTGAGCCAGGTCGACGCCCGTCGCCGGCGCTCGCCCGGCCGGGAGCCCCGCCGTCGATTCGGCCCGCAACGCCGCGTCCTGCCGCGGGCACCGACTCGCCCCAGAAATCCCTGGTCGCGGCATACGATGGAACCGGCTGTCCGTCCGTTCGGCGGGAGGTGTGGTCATGGCTTTCTATCGGCAGGTGGGGTCGGTGCCGCCGAAGCGGCATACCCAGCATCGCGACGATCAGGGGCGCCTGTTCTACGAAGAGCTGATGGGCGAGGAGGGCTTCTCCGGTGACTCTTCGCTGCTGTATCACCGTGGGCTGCCGCCGGCGATCATCGACGCGACGGTGTGGGAGTTGCCCGATCAGTCGACCACCCCCAATCATCCGCTGCGCCACCGGCATCTGCGGTTGCACGAACTGTTCCCCGGCGACAGCTGGGCCGAGGCCGACGTGGTGACGGGCCGCAGGTTGCTGCTGGCCAATGCCGACGTGCGGTTGTCCTACGCCGTCGCGGGCACCGCTTCGCCGCTGTACCGCAATGCCATCGGCGACGAGCTGGTGTACGTGGAATCGGGTGCCGCCGTGGTGGAGACGGTGTTCGGCGCGCTGCCCGCGCGGCAGGGCGATCAGGTGCTGATCCCCCGGGCCACCACGCACCGGTGGTTGCCCATCGGGCCCGAACCGTTGCGCACCTATGTGATCGAGGCGTCGAGCCATATCACTCCACCGAAGCGCTATCTGTCGAAATTCGGTCAGCTGCTGGAGAATTCGCCGTATTGCGAACGCGATCTGCACGGGCCCGGCGAACCGCTGCTCGCGGTCGGCTCCGAGATCGAGGTGCTGGTCAAACACCGGCCCGGCGGGCAGATCGTCGGCACCCGGATGGTGTATGCGACCCATCCGTTCGATGTGGTCGGCTGGGACGGCTGCCTGTACCCGTTCACCTTCAACATCAGCGATTTCGAACCCATCACCGGACGAGTGCATCAACCGCCGCCGGTGCATCAGGCCTTCGAGGGCATCAACTTCGTGGTGTGCAATTTCGTGCCACGCAAGGTGGACTATCACCCGCTGTCGATTCCGGTGCCCTACTACCACTCCAATGTCGATTCCGACGAGATCATGTTCTATTGCGGCGGGAACTACGAGGCCCGGCGCGGTTCCGGGATCGGCCAGGGGTCGATCTCGGTGCATCCGGGCGGGTACGCGCACGGCCCGCAGCCGGGTGCCTACGAGGCGAGCATCGGGGCGGAGTTCTTCGACGAACTGGCGGTCATGGTCGACACCTTCCGCCCGCTCGAACTCGGGGAGGGCGCGCTGGCCTGCGAGGATCCCGGGTATGCGTGGACCTGGTCCGGGCGGGGACCGCAGTGAGGACGCGGATCGAGGTCGCGCCGGATTCGCCGTTCGGGCCCGAGCATCTGCCGTACGGGGTGTTCGCGCCCGGCGGCGACGATTACCGGGTGGGCGTGCGGGTCGGCGATAACGTCATCGATCTGGCCCTCGCGCTCGATGATCCGGTCTTTGCCCATCCGGAACTCAATCCGCTTCTGGCACAGGGTCCGCGGCGGTGGGCACAGGTGCGCGAGCGGGTGCGCGAACTGGTCGATGGCGGACTCTCCGCGGATGCGGTCTTCCCGCTGGCGGCGGTGCGCCTGGCGCTGCCGGTGCGCATCGGCGACTACGTCGATTTCTACGCCAGCATCGACCACGCGACGAACCTAGGCAAGCTGCTGCGGCCGGGATCGGAACCGCTGCTGCCGAATTGGCGTCATCTGCCGGTGGGCTATCACGGGCGGGCGGGAACCGTCGTGGTGTCCGGCACCGATATCGTGCGACCGCGCGGGCAGCGGCGCACCGATTCGGGCACACCGGATTTCGGGCCGACGCGGCGACTGGATATCGAGGCCGAGCTCGGTTTCGTCGTCGGCGTCGGCTCCGCCCTCGGCAGCTCGATCGGCACCGGCGCCTTCGCCGAGCACGTCTTCGGCGTCGCGCTGATCAACGACTGGTCCGCCCGCGATATCCAGGCCTGGGAATATCAGCCGCTCGGCCCGTTCCTCGGGAAATCCTTCGCGACCTCGATGAGCGCGTGGATCACCCCGCTGGCGGCGCTGGAATCGGCCCGGATCCCCTCGCCGCCGCAGGACCCGGCACCGCTGCCCTACCTGCGGGAAGCCGAACCCTGGGGACTCGACCTCGAGCTGTGCGTGCGGTGGAACGGGGTAGCGGTGGCTCATCCGCCGTATGCCCGGATGTATTGGTCACCGGCGCAGATGCTGGCGCACCTCACCGTCAACGGTGCGGCCACCCGGCCCGGCGACCTCTACGCCTCCGGCACCA
This genomic interval carries:
- a CDS encoding DUF3263 domain-containing protein, with product MDGATARDLSAIQDSPSTSDEVTADQQAGDDDGLSRREHDILAFERQWWKYAGAKEEAIRELFSMSPTRYYQVLNALVDRPEALAADPMLVKRLRRLRASRQKARAARRLGFQV
- a CDS encoding peptide deformylase, with protein sequence MAILPIVIVGDPVLHNPTERVTQSPEELAGLIADMYETLDAANGVGLAANQVGKPLRLFVYDCPDQAADGTVTRRRGAVINPVLETSEIPETMPDPDDDEEGCLSVPGEQFPTGRADWAKVTGIDEHGQPVEIEGKGFFARMLQHEVGHLDGFLYVDVLIGRNARAAKKAIKRNGWGTPGLSWLPGSVPDPFGHD
- a CDS encoding GNAT family N-acetyltransferase: MTDFAGIPLGRRVVLRYLLPEGYPQPMTDVIGELVSLDPPTVRGADGQVVSVSTDRVVALKALGPRPIRTREIRALEAAAADAWPGAEHTWIDGWLVRAGHGYTNRANSAVPLGTSDGPPLMSADALHRIGAWMSERGLPVRLQLPDRLAPPPSGWHTWGETTVLGIDLDNFVLPRGPSMVRIAPAPDAAWLELHRHRGEEPGDPGAPMPEADVLTAVRAGELGFASLGLPHPIAIGRGALTTAPDGRQWIGLTCVATAAQHRRHGLASLVCAELIRWGRDRGATHAYAQVEADNAGALALYRELGFLEHHHYRYAAPGPRIPVVR
- a CDS encoding exodeoxyribonuclease III; the protein is MRLATWNVNSIRSRIDRVAAFLDRQDIDVLAIQETKCRDDQFPYERFDELGYEVAHLGINQWNGVAIASRVGLAEVELAFPDQPGFDKNAGESLIPTPVVESRAIGATCGGVRVWSLYVPNGRALGDPHYAYKLEWLATLRDNAARWLAEDPQAKIALVGDWNIAPTDDDVWSPEFFAGKTHTSQPERDAFTAVLDAGFADVMRPFAPGPGVYTYWDYTQLRFPRKEGMRIDFVLASPALAATVTDAVVDREERKGKGASDHAPVIAEFTG
- a CDS encoding TetR/AcrR family transcriptional regulator; amino-acid sequence: MSTESAVRPRRRAQHLGPQRRRPQVLDAALAIAIEQGIAAVTIAAVAERMNVTRPVVYACFPDRVALLEELIRREEGYVSDGVFGALRERDVDAGESVFVEGFRALLEVVAARPESWLLLYGNPDPAVAGSFGRGRALVVQRCTRLLRPTLRAWGIEDADRKLPVLVEQWISAGEGAVRTLLADDGNWTPEDLGEFVGAAVYRALRNA
- a CDS encoding homogentisate 1,2-dioxygenase, which translates into the protein MAFYRQVGSVPPKRHTQHRDDQGRLFYEELMGEEGFSGDSSLLYHRGLPPAIIDATVWELPDQSTTPNHPLRHRHLRLHELFPGDSWAEADVVTGRRLLLANADVRLSYAVAGTASPLYRNAIGDELVYVESGAAVVETVFGALPARQGDQVLIPRATTHRWLPIGPEPLRTYVIEASSHITPPKRYLSKFGQLLENSPYCERDLHGPGEPLLAVGSEIEVLVKHRPGGQIVGTRMVYATHPFDVVGWDGCLYPFTFNISDFEPITGRVHQPPPVHQAFEGINFVVCNFVPRKVDYHPLSIPVPYYHSNVDSDEIMFYCGGNYEARRGSGIGQGSISVHPGGYAHGPQPGAYEASIGAEFFDELAVMVDTFRPLELGEGALACEDPGYAWTWSGRGPQ
- the fahA gene encoding fumarylacetoacetase; this translates as MRTRIEVAPDSPFGPEHLPYGVFAPGGDDYRVGVRVGDNVIDLALALDDPVFAHPELNPLLAQGPRRWAQVRERVRELVDGGLSADAVFPLAAVRLALPVRIGDYVDFYASIDHATNLGKLLRPGSEPLLPNWRHLPVGYHGRAGTVVVSGTDIVRPRGQRRTDSGTPDFGPTRRLDIEAELGFVVGVGSALGSSIGTGAFAEHVFGVALINDWSARDIQAWEYQPLGPFLGKSFATSMSAWITPLAALESARIPSPPQDPAPLPYLREAEPWGLDLELCVRWNGVAVAHPPYARMYWSPAQMLAHLTVNGAATRPGDLYASGTISGPAAEERGSFMELSWGGTEPVTVNGAERTFLLDGDEVTITATAPGAGGARIGLGEVSGRILPAREE